ACCATAAGCGTCGGCGATGTGGACCTTCGCGTCATCAGGCGTCAGCATCTTGTAGGTGCTGAAGTAGTGCCGCAGCCGGTCGACCATCACCTTCGGCAACTGGGTGACGTCGGTGACGTCTTGCCACATGTTGTCATTCTCAAGGACGGCGATGATTTTGTCGTCGGCCTCGTCGTTGTCGCACATCGGCAAGCCGCCGACGATGCGGGCCTTCAAGATGATTTCCGACATCGTGATCGGCCGCTCGCTGATCACGCAAATGTCGAGCGGATCGTGATCGCCGGCCTTCGCCTCGGGCATCAGTGCGGCGACGCGCGAGCCGCAGAACGTCCGCGGCACGAAGCCGTACAGCGTCGGGCAGAATGACGACGTCCGATTCGGGCGATCAACCCGCAAGTATCCCGTCTGCTTATCGAGCTCGTACTTGATACGATCGAACGGGGTGAGCTCGATGTACGCATGCACGACCGTTGGCACCGCTGGGCCGACGTCGAGGCCGTGCCAAGGGTGGGGACGCCAGCGGTAAAACGGCGAGGGGAACTTCATGGTTGATCCTGCAGTCGCTTAAAGAGGCCCGCCGGGTTCGCCTTCCGGCACGTGCGTTTCCAGGAAACGCGTCAAACGGTGGAAATCGCTGTCCGTCTCGATGTACCGCACTACGGTGACTAACGTTTGCGGGTCGACGAGGTCGTCAAACGGCACGTATTCGAGTTGGAGCTGACCGGAAACCGAAACCATCACGCCGTTGAGCCGCTTCTCGACCAAGGCGCGGTAGGCGCCGACGCCAAGTTGGCTGCCGAGCATCACGTCGAACGCGTGCGGCTTCGCACAACGTCCTTCATACCCGATTTGCACCGGCGTGATCTTCCGCTTCTTCCCGGTAGTCTTATGGTATTCCTTCGCAATCAGTTCCGCGAACAAATCGTGGAGGTTGATCGCCGAAATATTGATGTGGCCGTGGTCGTCGCGGCCGACGCCTTCCAGGAACTTATTCGGCAGGAACTCGGCCAAACCTTCGGCGATGACGATGACGCCGTATTCTTTGCCTTCCTTCTCGCGGGCGGTAATCGTCGCGACGATGCGCGGAATCACCTCGTCGAGGTTCATGATATCGCGCGTCTTCTTCTCGCCAGTCTTCGGATCGGTCGACTCTTCCGTCATCCGATAGCGGCCGACGATGTCTTCGACGCTGATCACTAGGCTCGCTTCGCCGGCGATCGCGACGCCGTAGGCCAGCCAGCCGGCGCTACGGCCCATCGACTCAGCGAGGAAGTAGCTGCGGTTCGCTTCGGCGTCGGCCAGCATGTTGCGGACTTCAGTCGCCAGGAAATCGACGGCGGTGAAGTAGCCAAACGTGAAATCGATGCC
This sequence is a window from Lacipirellula parvula. Protein-coding genes within it:
- a CDS encoding 6-phosphofructokinase, which codes for MAKNSTLSRPPRSPHNFRRAAILFAGGPAPAANAVISAAAVSFLRDDIEVVGVKHGYSQLLQFGPDRPLVEGQDYVMIDHKMLRRTRNSQGIIIGTARANPGKNVSSPAHLDDAERVAPLKTVYDALRSLGVDMLVSIGGDDTLKTANKFRLFQERLPLEAPRIPVVHLPKTIDNDYRGIDFTFGYFTAVDFLATEVRNMLADAEANRSYFLAESMGRSAGWLAYGVAIAGEASLVISVEDIVGRYRMTEESTDPKTGEKKTRDIMNLDEVIPRIVATITAREKEGKEYGVIVIAEGLAEFLPNKFLEGVGRDDHGHINISAINLHDLFAELIAKEYHKTTGKKRKITPVQIGYEGRCAKPHAFDVMLGSQLGVGAYRALVEKRLNGVMVSVSGQLQLEYVPFDDLVDPQTLVTVVRYIETDSDFHRLTRFLETHVPEGEPGGPL
- a CDS encoding inorganic pyrophosphatase, whose product is MKFPSPFYRWRPHPWHGLDVGPAVPTVVHAYIELTPFDRIKYELDKQTGYLRVDRPNRTSSFCPTLYGFVPRTFCGSRVAALMPEAKAGDHDPLDICVISERPITMSEIILKARIVGGLPMCDNDEADDKIIAVLENDNMWQDVTDVTQLPKVMVDRLRHYFSTYKMLTPDDAKVHIADAYGREHAEEVVKAAMADYLDHFGE